In Motacilla alba alba isolate MOTALB_02 chromosome 2, Motacilla_alba_V1.0_pri, whole genome shotgun sequence, the DNA window GTAAGACAccacaacaaataaaaaaccttaATGATGTACAAAGCCAGGAGAGGAAGCTTTGAACTAGCTAACCAACCAAGAAACATCATTCCATATGTTGTCTGTTCACACTTGTGCTGTACTTCAAAGTGAAGAATAAGAATCAAGTGAATCATTTCACAAGATCTTGTGTCTGGATGTATGTGTATAACTCATCACAAAGTTGTACAGAAATGTTATACAGGTTTCTTCTAGATACTGCCTCttctttcaaatgcatttgAGTTTAATGTCAGTTTAAATTCCgatatttaaaatacttgtgGTGCTTTGTGGAAGCACagaagttttgatttttgtagAATAAAAATTGGTAAAAATAGGAAGAGAAAACCCTATAAATAACAGATGAGAAAGAAGTATAACTGAACCTCTGAGCAGATAAAAAAACTTTGCTAGATGATGCCATAATACTGTATTTGGAAACTGATACTTGTTCTTGATCTCAACAACTGTAGCAGTTTTGAATAACCAAGTGGTACTTTACAAATTTCAGGAATCAAGACCAGCTACAACATGAGAAGATATATTCAAGATGATCCAGCCAGAAGATTTTTCACTTcatagaaatattatttttgtttaatatgtAATATAATTAGACAAAGCCAAATTCAGTTACTTTTGTTGAAATTAGGACGTGCCTGTGGCCTTCATCAGAAATGTTTCtaacattttcaagaaaaaatatgtcCCAGAAACTGAGTATGTTTTTACTAGTCTTTGGAATCATTTGGGGTTTGATGTTGCTACGCTACACTTTTCAGTATCCAAGACGCCAAAGCAGTGCTGAGTTGCGTGGACAGATATTAGATCTCAGTAAAAGATATGTCAAAGcacttgcagaagaaaataaaaacctgatGAATGGTGGTGGTGGAGCCTCTATGTCAGGATATGGTAAGAGGAAAAAGCCATTCTAGTTACTTGAAtatattctttttctgaaaactgtaaagctataaattttcttttttttaaagtagtgtgtgctcttcagcagaaaaaaacttaCCTGTATTAACTGATTTGATTTTAGTTTATTCAATTAAGTTGAATATTAAGATGAGTTGCAAAATCAAGCTTCATATgtgaaatttttgctttctgggattttttttaggtATCTTCAGGTACATGAATACAGTTACTTACGGAAGTAACAGCACATCTTTGAATCTTCAGCTGTTGAGGAATAAGCACGTGCTTGATACAGGGACAAAGTTTTACATTAAGTCACTTCAGCATTCCAGATTCTTCTAGTACCTCATTACTAacttcctgcttttatttcttgaattttcttctccttaaaaaagcaatgaaaaagcAAGACAATAGTTGAGTTTGCAGTCTGGAGACTGCAAGGCGACTATGAATTTGGCAGAATCTCTCCTTGTTTTAGAAGTAGCCCTAAGAGATAATATCCCTTGTCTTGTGAGCAATAATACTTGGTTCATCGTATATCTCATTTCCCTATTTTGTGAATTTGTACCTAACTTGATAAATAGGTTACCAGTATTTACTATCTTCTGAAATATTGAAAAGATAActaaaatgatttatttttaaaaatagtatctCAAAAGATGTACAGTAATGAACTTTGATCACCTTAAGATTTGCATAAATGGCTCTGCCATTTAAATCTGCTCTACTGTTGTAGAGTGCCCTTTGTAGGCCTTTGGTAAGAGTGCAAGCAGCGAAAGTGTGTCTGAAGTCTTTTTGCTGCTGCTATTTACTACCTTTTTTATGCTGGAAAGTATTTAGATAAATTCTCTGGCATCCAAGGCTAAAAGATGACATAGCTGAGTATTCCAATGCCGTTGTCTGgttgaaatttgaaataatacCTTTGAAGAGCCACTTCTAATGTTCCAGCTAGTGTTTTTGCTCTTATACTCTAATGTTTAATTGACTGCCTTCACAGTTCCCTGTTATGGTGGTATTTCCCTTCCCTAAAATAACAAAGGAAtgttaataaagaaaattctgtACTTCTTGATCAATCTCCACTCCTTTCCAAAAAGTATGCTAGGGGGAATAGCAAGTCTTAAGATGTGAATATGTTGAAATGGCAGTTCTTTTCCACACAGAGTAAATAACAGgctgtaatttgttttttccattatCTTCAGCTGATCTTAAGAGAACAATTGCTGTTCTTCTGGATGACATCTTACAACGCCTGGTGAAACTGGAAAACAAGGTTGATTACATCGTTGTGAATGGCTCAGCAACAAATACCACTAATGGAACTAACCATCAGGTGCCAGTGACTTCAAACAAACGTGCAAAGCCAGCAAGCAACATCAGATAGCAGACAGGCCCGCTTTGTGTTGCTGTGCCATTGATGGATAATATTTAAGATAAGCTTTTTGTCTCTGCCTAGGGCAAAGCAGTAGTTGACTCTAAAGCAAGCATAAACTATTGTATTCTACAACGTGCTTGGATCTGTGTAGGCCTAACATGTGCTTAGGTTCTCAAAGCATTATTTCATTGCCTTTGAGCAGTGCTTCTGAAGTGATCTTTGTTGTCTCTAAAGATATTTTGATATGATTTGATGTAGTAGGCCATTGGATAATAACAATACGTGGAAAGCAATGGGAAACTTATAGGTAGgtttctaaatatatttatttaagtaTGAATCTAACATATCTTTTGGATAGGTGAGCAATATTgtagtttattaattttttgtgaTCTGCATTAAGGCAAGATAACTGAGGAAAATGTGTTGCTAAACAGATGTTAGAAGATGTGtacacttaaaatattttcttacttatTTACTAAAACAATATTAAATTGAGGATAGCGTTGGtggtaatattttaaaattgtgacCCAAAGAATGTCTTTATTTGCACTATCTGTCAGAATAGTTAAAGAGAATTTACTgtatatttaagaaaatttattaTAATAGGAAAACATTCTAGGTAGTAACACTGTCCAGGTTTATCTTTATGCCAGAGATAGGGCAGTTAGATTATCAAAAGCAAATCAT includes these proteins:
- the CCDC126 gene encoding coiled-coil domain-containing protein 126, giving the protein MFLTFSRKNMSQKLSMFLLVFGIIWGLMLLRYTFQYPRRQSSAELRGQILDLSKRYVKALAEENKNLMNGGGGASMSGYADLKRTIAVLLDDILQRLVKLENKVDYIVVNGSATNTTNGTNHQVPVTSNKRAKPASNIR